From Asterias amurensis chromosome 3, ASM3211899v1, a single genomic window includes:
- the LOC139935236 gene encoding glutathione synthetase-like: protein MTSLPLYTLPSLDASTLHYLAECSKNYALMNGVIKRVEGSLDSSEVATYIPHTLFPSPLPRKLYNLANEMQDSINELVLRVANDREFLTTTLKSTIAVDDFTAKLFSIFQQVEKEGLKKPITLCVVRPDYMVDTSGPELALKQVEINTIAAGMGGIGTQVADLHRYNVGLCGDMKVELAGNQAVNAIAEGAAEAWRLYGQPSAWVLFLVSTHEYNVFDQCWLEHTIRKINPAIKVMRKTLAEVGQRGTLTEDRRLLMDGSEIALVYFRIGYAPRQYPTETEWDARILIERSQAITCPSVNFHLAGTKKIQQELSKPGVLEKYLTDEGAIAKIRSTFVHQYDLGLTEEGDAAAALGIKNPERYVLKPQREGGGNNLYDEDLKSELERLSGQVERGAYILMEKIQGQVFQNYDIRHTTEPMINDMVTEFGPFGVILSHGDEVLLNKTTGYYMKSRNVNVQEGGISTGGAAMDSVALV from the exons ATGACCTCTCTTCCATTATATACTCTCCCATCCCTGGACGCCTCCACCTTGCACTATCTGGCAGAATGTTCCAAAAACTACGCACTCATGAACGGAGTCATCAAAAGGGTAGAAGGCAGCCTTGACTCTTCAGAGGTCGCGACCTACATACCGCACACCTTGTTCCCGTCTCCCTTGCCGCGTAAATTGTACAATTTAGCCAATGAGATGCAAGATAGCATCAACGAGTTGGTACTCCGGGTAGCCAATGATAGAGAGTTTCTAACGACTACTTTAAAAAG TACTATAGCTGTGGATGATTTCACAGCAAAACTGTTCAGCATTTTTCAACAAGTGGAGAAAGAGGGACTGAAAAAG cCTATAACACTGTGTGTGGTACGGCCAGATTACATGGTAGACACTTCTGGTCCCGAGTTAGCTTTGAAACAGGTGGAAATAAACACGATAGCGGCTGGTATGGGAGGAATTGGCACACAGGTTGCTGACTTACACAG GTATAACGTCGGCCTGTGTGGGGATATGAAAGTTGAACTAGCGGGTAACCAAGCTGTGAACGCTATAGCTGAAGGAGCAGCTGAGGCGTGGAGGCTCTATGGACAGCCAAG TGCATGGGTTTTATTTTTGGTTTCAACCCATGAGTACAACGTGTTCGACCAGTGCTGGTTGGAGCATACAATACGAAAGATCAATCCTGCAATCAAAGTGATGAGAAAGACATTGGCTGAAGTCGGACAACGAGGGACTCTGACTGAGGACAGAAGGTTACTCAT gGATGGCAGTGAAATAGCTTTGGTGTACTTCAGAATTGGTTACGCTCCAAGGCAGTATCCGACAGAAACA gAGTGGGACGCAAGAATACTCATCGAGCGTTCACAGGCCATCACTTGCCCCTCTGTTAACTTCCATCTAGCCGGTACGAAGAAGATCCAGCAGGAACTATCGAAACCTGGAGTTCTAGAGAAATATCTGACAGACGAGGGCGCTATTGCAAAGATTAGAAGCACGTTCGTCCACCAGTATGACCTCGGACTT ACGGAAGAAGGAGACGCTGCTGCTGCATTAGGCATCAAGAATCCAGAGAGATACGTCTTGAAACCTCAGAGAGAGGGTGGAG GAAACAACCTTTACGACGAGGATTTGAAATCAGAACTGGAGAGGCTGAGTGGCCAGGTGGAGCGGGGCGCATACATCCTGATGGAGAAGATACAGGGCCAGGTCTTTCAAAACTATGATATACGACACACCACGGAACCCATGATTAACGATATGGTCACCGAGTTTGGACCATTTGGAGTTATACTGAG TCATGGCGATGAGGTGCTGCTGAACAAAACGACGGGCTACTACATGAAATCACGCAACGTCAATGTTCAAGAAGGCGGTATATCCACCGGCGGTGCTGCAATGGACAGTGTGGCCCTCGTTTAA